A genomic segment from Bradyrhizobium sp. CB1015 encodes:
- the glpD gene encoding glycerol-3-phosphate dehydrogenase, with translation MRLLERIFDLAIIGGGVNGCGIARDAVGRGNTVFLCEMNDLASGTSSWSTKLVHGGLRYLEYYEFRLVREALIEREILWGIAPHIIRPLRFVLPHHAGLRPAWLLRLGLFLYDHIGGRHLLPATRSVDLKRDQVGKPLIPNRYSRAFEYSDCFVDDARLVVLNARDAADKGAEIRTRTRATEIRQSDGVWTVSMIDTLTGARSQIRAKALINAGGPWVEDVLGRGAGVNAKAKVRLVQGSHIVVKKLYDHDRAYMFQNADGRIIFVIPYQDDFTLIGTTDRDYDGDPAKVKATTEEIEYLCKAASEYLAKPVAPTDVVWTYSGVRPLYDDGASEAKAATRDYVFELDTPGGVPLLSIYGGKITTYRRLAEEALERLAPYLRSAKAREGWTGKWPLPGGDMNVSDIDGLIAELQSGYPFLSHEHARRLARAYGTRAIKLLGDAKSAADLGQAFGATLTEREVRYLMANEWAVTAEDVVWRRSKLGLRLSADEIAALDDWIRSHGVAQSPLLEAGGRS, from the coding sequence ATGCGTCTGTTGGAGCGTATTTTCGATCTCGCCATCATTGGAGGCGGTGTTAACGGCTGCGGCATCGCGCGCGACGCGGTGGGCCGCGGCAACACGGTTTTCCTGTGCGAAATGAACGACCTGGCGAGCGGGACATCGTCCTGGTCGACCAAGCTCGTGCATGGCGGCCTGCGCTATCTCGAATATTACGAGTTTCGGCTGGTCCGCGAGGCGCTGATCGAGCGCGAGATCCTCTGGGGCATCGCGCCCCACATCATCCGGCCCCTGCGTTTCGTTTTGCCGCATCACGCCGGCCTGCGCCCGGCTTGGCTGCTACGCCTCGGCCTCTTCCTCTATGATCACATCGGCGGCCGTCACCTGTTGCCGGCGACCCGCTCGGTCGATCTCAAGCGCGATCAGGTCGGCAAGCCGCTGATCCCGAATCGCTACAGCCGCGCCTTCGAATATTCGGACTGCTTCGTCGACGACGCCCGCCTCGTCGTGCTCAATGCGCGCGATGCCGCCGACAAGGGCGCCGAGATCCGCACCCGCACCCGCGCCACCGAGATTCGCCAGTCGGACGGCGTCTGGACCGTCAGCATGATCGACACGCTGACTGGCGCGCGCTCGCAGATCCGGGCCAAGGCGCTGATCAATGCCGGCGGACCCTGGGTCGAGGACGTGCTCGGCCGTGGCGCCGGCGTCAATGCGAAAGCCAAGGTGCGCCTGGTGCAGGGCTCGCACATCGTGGTGAAGAAGCTCTACGACCACGACCGCGCCTACATGTTCCAGAATGCCGACGGCCGCATCATCTTCGTGATCCCGTACCAGGACGACTTCACTCTGATCGGCACCACCGATCGCGACTATGACGGCGATCCCGCCAAGGTGAAGGCGACGACTGAAGAGATCGAATATCTCTGCAAGGCGGCCAGCGAATATCTGGCCAAGCCTGTCGCGCCCACCGACGTGGTCTGGACCTATTCCGGCGTGCGTCCGCTCTATGACGACGGCGCCAGCGAGGCCAAGGCCGCGACGCGCGATTACGTGTTCGAGCTCGACACGCCCGGCGGCGTGCCGCTGCTGTCGATCTATGGCGGCAAGATCACGACCTATCGCAGGCTCGCCGAGGAGGCGCTGGAGCGCCTTGCGCCCTATCTGCGCAGCGCCAAAGCGCGCGAAGGCTGGACCGGCAAATGGCCGCTGCCGGGCGGCGACATGAACGTATCCGACATCGACGGCCTGATCGCCGAGCTGCAGTCCGGCTATCCCTTCCTCAGCCATGAGCATGCGCGGCGCCTGGCGCGCGCCTATGGCACCCGTGCCATCAAGCTGCTCGGCGATGCCAAATCGGCAGCGGATCTCGGCCAGGCCTTTGGCGCCACGCTGACCGAACGCGAGGTCCGCTATCTCATGGCCAATGAATGGGCCGTCACCGCCGAGGACGTGGTCTGGCGTCGTTCCAAGCTCGGCCTGCGACTATCTGCCGACGAGATCGCGGCCCTCGACGACTGGATCAGGAGCCACGGCGTGGCGCAAAGTCCCCTGCTGGAAGCGGGAGGACGCTCATGA
- a CDS encoding 3-hydroxyacyl-CoA dehydrogenase NAD-binding domain-containing protein translates to MDSKIMTVLADRVLELGPRPAPDGPYKHFKLTRDADGVAWLLFDRADASANTLSSEVMEEFDAVLAAIETDRPAGLVIRSAKSSGFIAGADVNEFRGASDPGMVETRIRAAHAVVDHLEALKLPTVAVIHGFCLGGGLEVALACQARIAIEGARFGFPEVMLGLHPGLGGTARFTALVNPTQSMALMLTGRTIDARRAKALGLVDTVTQERHVQGAVKDALFGRLKRANPGLLTRAANLGPVRGLLAKRMRAEAAKAASREHYPAPYALIDLWETHGGSKAAMLKAEQASFAELMVTPTAQNLIRVFFLREQMKKAAGSGNAVKHVHVIGAGAMGGDIAAWCAGQGLRVSLADMKPEPIAGAVKRAADLYGKIIRKPTDVRDALDRLIPDMDGEGVRNADLIIEAVPEKLELKQKVYAGLEPRMKPGAILATNTSSIPLQDLRTTLARPERLVGLHFFNPVSRLQLVEVVSHDGNDAHVLKEALAFVGAIDRLPLPVKSSPGFLVNRALTPYMLEAMVMLDEKIDQRLIDGAAEQFGMPMGPIELADQVGLDICLDVGDMLRTKFGDLLPPTPAWLREKVAKGELGRKTGKGFYTWKDGKAQKPPLPETGPRVTDQMIDRLVLPMSNVCVACLREGIVDDADAVDGAMIFGTGYAPFRGGPLNYARTRGVENIVSTLRALAERFGARFAPDPGWDSFK, encoded by the coding sequence ATGGATTCCAAGATCATGACCGTGCTCGCCGACCGCGTGCTGGAGCTCGGGCCGCGGCCCGCACCGGATGGTCCCTACAAGCACTTCAAGCTGACGCGCGATGCGGATGGTGTCGCCTGGCTGCTGTTCGACCGCGCTGACGCCAGCGCCAACACGCTGTCCTCCGAGGTGATGGAGGAGTTCGACGCCGTGCTCGCGGCGATCGAGACCGATCGCCCGGCCGGCCTCGTCATCCGCTCGGCAAAGTCGTCCGGCTTCATCGCCGGTGCCGACGTCAACGAATTCCGCGGCGCGTCTGACCCCGGCATGGTGGAGACGCGCATCCGTGCCGCGCACGCGGTCGTCGATCATCTCGAAGCCTTGAAGCTGCCGACGGTCGCTGTGATCCACGGCTTCTGCCTCGGCGGCGGGCTCGAGGTTGCGCTGGCCTGCCAAGCGCGCATCGCCATCGAGGGGGCGCGTTTCGGCTTCCCGGAGGTGATGCTCGGCCTGCATCCCGGTCTCGGCGGCACCGCCCGATTCACCGCGCTGGTCAATCCGACCCAGTCGATGGCGCTGATGCTGACCGGCCGAACCATCGACGCGCGCCGCGCCAAGGCGCTCGGCCTCGTCGACACCGTGACGCAGGAGCGCCATGTCCAGGGCGCGGTGAAGGATGCGCTGTTCGGCCGCCTGAAGCGAGCCAATCCTGGACTGCTGACGCGTGCCGCCAATCTAGGGCCGGTGCGTGGCCTGCTGGCCAAGCGCATGCGCGCGGAGGCCGCGAAGGCCGCATCGCGCGAGCATTATCCAGCGCCCTACGCACTGATCGATCTCTGGGAGACCCACGGCGGCAGCAAGGCGGCGATGCTGAAGGCCGAGCAGGCCTCGTTCGCCGAGCTGATGGTGACGCCGACCGCGCAGAACCTGATCCGCGTCTTCTTCCTGCGCGAGCAGATGAAGAAAGCGGCAGGCTCCGGCAACGCGGTCAAGCATGTCCACGTCATCGGCGCCGGCGCCATGGGCGGGGACATCGCGGCCTGGTGTGCGGGGCAGGGTCTTCGCGTCTCGCTCGCCGACATGAAGCCGGAGCCGATCGCGGGCGCGGTCAAACGCGCGGCCGACCTCTACGGCAAGATCATCCGCAAGCCCACCGACGTCCGCGACGCGCTCGATCGCCTGATCCCCGATATGGACGGCGAGGGCGTTCGCAATGCCGACCTCATCATCGAGGCCGTGCCGGAAAAACTGGAGCTGAAGCAGAAGGTCTATGCCGGGCTCGAGCCGCGGATGAAGCCCGGCGCGATCCTCGCGACCAACACGTCGAGCATTCCGCTGCAGGACCTGCGCACCACGCTGGCGCGGCCGGAGCGGCTGGTCGGCCTGCATTTCTTCAACCCGGTGTCGCGGCTCCAATTGGTCGAGGTCGTCAGCCACGACGGCAACGATGCACACGTGCTGAAAGAGGCGCTCGCCTTCGTCGGCGCCATCGACCGACTGCCTTTGCCTGTGAAGAGCTCGCCCGGCTTCCTCGTCAACCGCGCGCTGACGCCCTACATGCTCGAAGCCATGGTGATGCTGGACGAGAAGATCGACCAGCGTCTGATCGATGGCGCGGCCGAGCAGTTCGGCATGCCGATGGGACCGATCGAGCTGGCCGATCAGGTCGGGCTCGACATTTGCCTCGACGTCGGCGACATGCTGCGCACCAAGTTCGGCGATCTCCTGCCGCCGACGCCCGCCTGGCTACGCGAGAAGGTCGCCAAGGGCGAGCTCGGCCGCAAGACCGGCAAGGGCTTTTATACCTGGAAGGACGGCAAGGCGCAGAAGCCCCCGTTGCCGGAGACCGGTCCGCGCGTCACCGACCAGATGATCGACCGCCTGGTGCTGCCGATGTCCAATGTCTGCGTCGCGTGCTTGCGCGAAGGCATCGTCGACGATGCCGATGCGGTCGACGGCGCCATGATCTTCGGCACCGGTTATGCACCGTTCCGCGGCGGTCCGCTGAATTATGCGCGCACGCGCGGCGTGGAAAACATTGTATCCACCCTGCGCGCGCTGGCGGAACGATTCGGCGCGCGTTTCGCGCCCGATCCGGGCTGGGACAGTTTCAAGTGA
- a CDS encoding ABC transporter ATP-binding protein gives MARIDLVDLAHSYGGNKAPQESFALKPVTMTWRQGGAYALLGPSGCGKTTLLNVISGIITPSRGKILFDGKDITPLSTQKRNIAQVFQFPVIYDTMTVAQNLAFPLKNRGVPKADIDRRVAEIGRLLDLQPYLNRKATRLTADAKQKISLGRGLVRNDVAAVLFDEPLTVIDPELKWQLRSKLKALHRELDLTMIYVTHDQTEALTFADTVVVMHDGRVVQSGTPAELFDKPAHTFVGYFIGSPGMNILPAEVRGREARIGGHVIALNRSYDHLPAGAKIEIGVRPEFVEVVAPAPSLLTARIERIDDLGRIRFARVRVGDAKLAARAPGSFTSADGSAGLKFDPSHVHVYADSLLVEGAA, from the coding sequence ATGGCCCGCATTGACCTCGTCGATCTCGCCCATTCCTACGGCGGCAACAAGGCGCCGCAGGAAAGCTTTGCGCTGAAGCCCGTCACCATGACCTGGCGGCAGGGCGGCGCCTATGCACTGCTGGGCCCGAGCGGCTGCGGCAAGACCACGCTGCTCAACGTCATCTCCGGCATCATCACGCCGTCGCGGGGAAAAATCCTGTTCGACGGCAAGGACATCACACCGCTGTCAACCCAGAAGCGCAACATCGCGCAGGTGTTCCAGTTTCCGGTGATCTACGACACTATGACGGTGGCGCAGAATCTGGCGTTTCCGCTGAAGAACCGCGGCGTGCCGAAGGCCGACATCGACAGGCGCGTGGCCGAGATCGGCCGCCTGCTCGACCTCCAGCCCTATTTGAACCGCAAGGCCACGCGCCTGACCGCCGACGCCAAGCAGAAGATCTCGCTCGGCCGCGGTCTCGTGCGCAACGACGTTGCCGCCGTGCTGTTCGACGAGCCGCTGACGGTGATCGATCCCGAGCTGAAATGGCAGCTCCGCTCCAAGCTGAAGGCGTTGCATCGCGAGCTCGACCTTACGATGATCTATGTCACCCACGACCAGACCGAGGCGCTGACCTTCGCCGACACCGTGGTCGTGATGCATGACGGTCGCGTGGTGCAGAGCGGCACGCCGGCCGAGCTGTTCGACAAGCCGGCGCACACCTTCGTCGGCTACTTCATCGGCTCGCCCGGCATGAACATCCTGCCGGCGGAGGTGAGGGGGCGTGAGGCGCGCATTGGCGGTCACGTCATCGCGCTGAACCGCAGCTACGACCACTTGCCTGCGGGCGCGAAGATCGAGATCGGCGTCCGTCCCGAATTCGTCGAGGTGGTCGCGCCCGCACCTAGCCTGCTCACCGCCAGGATCGAGCGCATCGACGATCTCGGCCGCATCCGCTTCGCGCGGGTGCGCGTCGGCGACGCCAAGCTCGCCGCGCGCGCCCCTGGCAGCTTCACCAGCGCGGACGGCAGCGCCGGGCTGAAATTCGATCCGTCGCACGTCCACGTCTATGCCGACAGCCTTCTGGTGGAGGGAGCCGCCTGA
- a CDS encoding acetyl-CoA C-acetyltransferase, whose product MARPVFIVDGSRTPFLKARSGPGPFTPVDLAVQCGRPLLARQPFAPDSFDQVILGCVNVIADEMNPARVAALRLGMGEDMVAFTVQINCGSGMQSIDTAYRYIREGHADMILAGGTEALSHAPLVWPNSGVRWFAGLATAKGVAAKIASAFKLRPRDLKLIIGLERGLTDPVTELNMGQTAEVVGHLFGITRAQSDAYAAESHRRLAHAQSAGYLKGEVETAFSRDGKFFDHDDGVRPDSTAETLAKLRPVFERPWGQVTAGNSSQITDGASWVILASDAAVAKHKLTPRAVIVDSHWAALDPSIMGLGPVMSVTPLLKRNDLTIKDVETWELNEAFATQVLGCLAAWNDDKFCREILRLEGAAGEIDRERLNVDGGAISLGHPVGTSGNRIVLHLVNAMKRLGTRRGIATECIGGGLGGAMLIEAV is encoded by the coding sequence ATGGCACGACCGGTATTTATCGTCGACGGCAGCCGGACGCCGTTCCTGAAGGCGCGTTCGGGGCCAGGGCCGTTCACGCCGGTCGATCTCGCCGTGCAGTGCGGACGGCCGCTTCTAGCGCGGCAGCCGTTCGCTCCCGATAGCTTCGACCAGGTTATCCTCGGCTGCGTCAACGTGATCGCGGACGAGATGAATCCGGCCCGCGTCGCGGCGCTCCGGCTCGGCATGGGCGAGGACATGGTCGCCTTCACCGTGCAGATCAATTGCGGCTCGGGCATGCAGTCGATCGACACCGCCTACCGCTATATCCGCGAAGGTCATGCCGACATGATTTTGGCCGGCGGCACCGAGGCGCTCAGCCACGCGCCGCTGGTCTGGCCGAATTCCGGCGTGCGCTGGTTCGCCGGTCTTGCCACTGCCAAGGGCGTGGCCGCGAAGATCGCCTCGGCGTTCAAGCTGAGGCCGCGCGATCTCAAGCTGATCATCGGCCTCGAGCGCGGCCTGACCGATCCCGTCACCGAGCTGAACATGGGCCAGACCGCCGAGGTCGTCGGCCATCTCTTCGGCATCACCCGCGCACAGTCGGATGCCTATGCCGCCGAAAGCCATCGCCGGCTCGCGCATGCGCAAAGCGCGGGTTATCTGAAGGGCGAGGTCGAGACTGCGTTCTCCCGCGACGGCAAGTTCTTCGACCACGACGATGGCGTTCGCCCGGATTCGACGGCCGAGACGCTCGCCAAGCTCCGGCCGGTGTTCGAGCGCCCGTGGGGCCAGGTCACCGCCGGCAATTCCTCGCAGATCACCGACGGTGCCTCCTGGGTGATCCTCGCCTCCGACGCGGCAGTGGCAAAGCACAAGCTGACGCCGAGGGCCGTCATCGTCGACAGCCATTGGGCCGCGCTCGATCCCAGCATCATGGGGCTCGGACCCGTGATGTCGGTGACGCCGCTGCTGAAGCGCAACGATCTCACCATCAAGGACGTCGAGACCTGGGAGCTGAACGAGGCCTTCGCAACGCAAGTGCTCGGCTGTCTCGCCGCCTGGAACGACGACAAGTTCTGCCGCGAAATATTGCGGCTCGAGGGTGCCGCCGGCGAGATCGACCGCGAGAGGCTGAACGTCGATGGCGGCGCGATTTCGCTCGGCCACCCCGTCGGCACCTCCGGCAACCGCATCGTGCTGCATCTCGTCAACGCGATGAAGCGGCTCGGCACGCGGCGCGGAATTGCCACCGAATGCATCGGCGGCGGGCTCGGCGGCGCCATGCTGATCGAGGCGGTGTGA
- a CDS encoding type II toxin-antitoxin system VapC family toxin, with protein sequence MFLLDTNVISELRRPDKADRRVVAWAGAIPAANFFISVISILEIELGARLIERKDAAQSAILRSWIDSQILARFEGRILAIDTAVAQRCAQLHVPNPRAERDALIAATALVHGLTVVTRNVEDFKSTDVALLNPWDGA encoded by the coding sequence ATGTTCCTGCTGGACACCAATGTCATTTCCGAATTGAGGCGACCGGACAAGGCAGATCGGCGCGTCGTTGCCTGGGCAGGCGCAATTCCAGCAGCAAACTTCTTCATCTCAGTCATTTCAATTCTCGAGATCGAACTTGGCGCTCGCCTGATCGAACGCAAGGACGCAGCGCAAAGTGCCATCTTGCGCAGCTGGATCGACAGCCAGATTCTGGCTCGCTTCGAGGGCCGGATCCTGGCCATCGATACGGCTGTCGCGCAACGTTGCGCGCAACTTCATGTTCCCAACCCACGCGCTGAACGCGACGCGCTCATTGCTGCAACCGCGCTAGTTCATGGTTTGACGGTTGTTACGCGCAATGTAGAGGACTTCAAATCGACGGACGTCGCGCTACTCAACCCGTGGGACGGCGCTTAG
- a CDS encoding acyl-CoA thioesterase, protein MSEQATGPSGDLCIRTLAMPADTNANGDIFGGWLLSQMDVGGGVFASKVARSRTVTVAIEAMNFRKAVYVGDLVSVYANLVRVGRTSLTVHLEAWALRRKELHPFLVTDGHFTYVSIDDHGRPQAIQRNDPPIAT, encoded by the coding sequence ATGAGCGAACAAGCGACCGGGCCGAGCGGTGATCTCTGCATTCGCACGCTGGCGATGCCGGCCGACACCAATGCCAACGGCGACATCTTCGGCGGCTGGTTGCTCAGTCAGATGGACGTCGGCGGCGGCGTGTTCGCCTCGAAGGTCGCGCGGTCGCGCACCGTGACGGTCGCGATCGAGGCGATGAATTTTCGCAAAGCGGTCTATGTCGGCGATCTCGTCTCGGTCTATGCCAATCTCGTGCGCGTCGGGCGCACCTCGCTGACCGTGCATCTCGAGGCCTGGGCATTGCGGCGCAAGGAGCTGCATCCGTTCCTCGTCACCGACGGTCATTTCACCTACGTCTCGATCGACGACCACGGCCGTCCACAGGCGATCCAGCGAAACGATCCGCCGATCGCGACGTAA
- a CDS encoding type II toxin-antitoxin system Phd/YefM family antitoxin yields the protein MVTTLTSREFNQDTSGAKKAASQGPVFITDRGRPAHVLLTIEDYLRLTGGHMSLAEALAQTNADFDFDPPRVGEGIFRAADLD from the coding sequence ATGGTGACCACCCTGACCAGCCGAGAATTCAATCAAGACACCAGCGGCGCCAAGAAAGCGGCATCGCAAGGACCCGTTTTCATTACGGACCGCGGCCGTCCGGCCCATGTCCTGCTAACGATTGAGGATTACTTGCGCCTGACCGGCGGACACATGAGCCTTGCGGAAGCTCTGGCGCAGACGAACGCGGATTTTGATTTCGATCCGCCTCGCGTTGGTGAGGGCATCTTCAGGGCTGCTGATCTCGACTGA
- a CDS encoding ABC transporter ATP-binding protein yields the protein MTVTLDHVTRTVEGVPHIRDVSLTLESGTLNVLLGPTLSGKTSIMRLLAGLDKPTTGKVFVNGKDVTGADVRQRSVAMVYQQFINYPSLTVYENIASPLRVQGKPRDEIEARVAEAAKLLRLEPFLKRTPLQLSGGQQQRTAIARALVKGADLVLLDEPLANLDYKLREELRAELPRIFEASGAIFVYATTEPTEALLLGGNTVCMWEGQALQMGETTNVYRRPQTLRVAQVFSDPPLNLVGLEKGNGMVQYAGGSAAPASGLYAGLPDGFYRVGFRAHQLGLANGEADRHAFHATVTVTEITGSESFVHLTRDGSNWVAVLHGVHEFEPGQMLDAVLDPNDVFVFDAADRLVAAPSIAFSSEVRSGSREENASNRKSS from the coding sequence ATGACCGTGACACTCGATCACGTGACCCGGACCGTGGAAGGCGTGCCGCACATCCGCGACGTCTCGCTGACGCTCGAGAGCGGTACGCTCAACGTGCTGCTCGGGCCGACGCTGTCAGGCAAGACCTCGATCATGCGGTTGCTCGCCGGCCTCGACAAGCCGACCACGGGCAAGGTGTTCGTCAACGGCAAGGACGTCACCGGCGCCGACGTGCGCCAGCGCTCGGTCGCGATGGTCTATCAGCAGTTCATCAATTACCCCTCGCTGACGGTCTACGAGAACATCGCCTCGCCGCTGCGCGTGCAGGGCAAGCCGCGCGACGAGATCGAGGCGCGCGTGGCGGAGGCCGCAAAGCTGCTGCGGCTCGAGCCGTTCCTGAAGCGCACGCCGCTCCAGCTCTCCGGCGGCCAGCAGCAGCGCACCGCGATCGCGCGCGCGCTGGTCAAGGGCGCCGACCTCGTGCTGCTCGACGAGCCGCTCGCCAATCTCGACTACAAGCTGCGCGAGGAGCTGCGGGCCGAGCTGCCGCGCATCTTCGAAGCCTCGGGCGCGATCTTCGTCTATGCCACCACCGAGCCGACCGAGGCGCTGCTGCTCGGTGGCAATACGGTGTGCATGTGGGAGGGCCAGGCGCTGCAGATGGGCGAGACCACCAACGTCTATCGCCGGCCGCAGACGCTTCGCGTCGCCCAGGTGTTCTCCGATCCGCCGCTGAATCTCGTGGGCCTCGAGAAGGGGAATGGAATGGTCCAATATGCTGGCGGGAGTGCAGCGCCCGCGTCCGGGCTTTATGCCGGTCTGCCCGACGGCTTCTATCGTGTCGGTTTCCGCGCCCATCAGCTCGGGCTTGCCAATGGCGAGGCGGACCGTCACGCCTTCCACGCCACCGTCACGGTGACCGAGATCACCGGTTCGGAGAGCTTCGTGCATCTGACCCGCGACGGATCGAACTGGGTGGCGGTGCTGCACGGGGTGCACGAGTTCGAGCCGGGCCAGATGCTCGATGCCGTGCTCGATCCCAACGACGTCTTCGTCTTCGATGCCGCCGACCGCTTGGTCGCGGCACCGAGCATAGCGTTCTCAAGCGAAGTGCGTAGCGGTTCGCGTGAAGAAAACGCGTCAAACAGAAAAAGCTCTTAA
- a CDS encoding DeoR/GlpR family DNA-binding transcription regulator: MTGLTHRQAEILNIARASGRVMVEELARRFEVSAQTIRKDLNDLCERRSLTRIHGGAIIASGVENLAYEARRFVAADEKKAIGAAAASLIPNGCSLFINIGTTTEEVASALTSHEDLLVITNNLNVAMLLYRHPRIEVVVAGGTVRRADGAVVGSTATQLIGQFKVDYAIIGASAIDEEGALLDFDYREVQVAQAIIANARSVMLVADSTKLRRSAPVRIAHITQIQTFVTDQELPERLATICHSKGIEVVEAMPKGADIDDAPADAQDAAPEAAPVVRLR, encoded by the coding sequence GTGACTGGATTGACCCATCGCCAAGCCGAAATTCTCAACATCGCGCGCGCCTCCGGCCGTGTCATGGTCGAGGAGCTCGCGCGCCGCTTCGAGGTGTCGGCGCAGACGATCCGCAAGGATCTCAACGATCTCTGTGAGCGGCGTTCGCTGACCCGCATCCATGGCGGCGCCATCATCGCCTCGGGCGTGGAAAACCTCGCCTATGAGGCGCGCCGCTTCGTCGCCGCCGACGAGAAGAAGGCGATCGGCGCTGCCGCCGCCTCGCTGATCCCGAACGGCTGCTCGCTGTTCATCAACATCGGCACCACGACGGAGGAGGTCGCGAGCGCGCTGACCTCGCATGAGGATCTGCTCGTCATCACCAACAACCTCAATGTCGCCATGCTGCTCTACCGCCATCCGCGCATCGAGGTGGTCGTCGCCGGCGGCACGGTGCGGCGCGCCGACGGCGCCGTGGTCGGCTCGACCGCGACGCAGCTGATCGGTCAGTTCAAGGTCGACTATGCCATCATCGGCGCCTCGGCGATCGATGAGGAGGGCGCGCTGCTCGACTTCGACTATCGCGAGGTGCAGGTGGCGCAGGCCATCATCGCCAACGCCCGCAGCGTCATGCTGGTCGCCGATTCCACAAAACTCCGCCGCAGCGCGCCGGTGCGCATCGCCCACATCACCCAGATCCAGACCTTCGTCACCGACCAGGAGCTGCCCGAGCGCCTCGCCACCATCTGCCACAGCAAGGGCATCGAGGTGGTCGAGGCGATGCCGAAGGGGGCAGATATCGATGATGCGCCGGCGGACGCCCAGGATGCCGCGCCGGAAGCCGCACCGGTGGTGCGGCTGAGATAG
- a CDS encoding HAD family phosphatase: MIETKHDGMGRALLFDIDGTLADTDPLHLKAFNQVLGPHGHVFDHARFSRELQGFANVAIGERFLPHQAPERRALILEEKEEVFRTLVAGQIAPLPGLMALLDRADGAGIPMVAVTNAPRLNAELLLSGLGIMHRFKALVIGAELPHGKPHPLPYQEGLRFVGASPQASIAFEDSRTGVQSATAAGIPTVGIRTSLSHADLVGAGAVASASAFDDPDLIARLASVMAW; encoded by the coding sequence ATGATCGAGACCAAACACGATGGAATGGGCCGGGCATTGTTGTTCGACATCGACGGCACGCTCGCCGACACCGACCCGTTGCACTTGAAGGCTTTCAACCAGGTGCTCGGTCCTCACGGCCATGTCTTCGACCACGCACGCTTCTCCCGGGAGCTGCAGGGCTTCGCCAATGTCGCGATCGGTGAGCGCTTTCTGCCCCACCAGGCGCCGGAGCGGCGCGCCCTCATCCTCGAAGAGAAGGAGGAGGTCTTCCGCACCCTCGTGGCCGGGCAGATCGCGCCGCTGCCGGGCCTGATGGCGCTGCTCGACCGCGCCGATGGCGCCGGCATTCCCATGGTCGCGGTAACCAACGCGCCGCGTCTCAACGCCGAGCTGCTGCTCTCCGGCCTCGGCATCATGCATCGTTTCAAGGCGCTCGTCATCGGCGCCGAGCTGCCGCACGGCAAACCGCATCCGCTGCCCTATCAGGAAGGGCTGCGTTTCGTCGGCGCGAGCCCGCAAGCCTCGATCGCATTCGAGGACTCCCGCACCGGCGTGCAGTCCGCAACGGCCGCCGGCATTCCAACCGTCGGCATCCGCACCAGCCTCAGCCATGCTGACCTGGTTGGAGCAGGCGCGGTCGCCTCCGCCAGCGCGTTCGACGACCCGGACCTGATCGCACGTCTTGCGAGCGTCATGGCGTGGTAA
- a CDS encoding nuclear transport factor 2 family protein: MTINRRDLALSTLAVSALAFARPALAASADEDAVAKRVEAFRLAQIAADPKALGALCAEELSYSHSSGKVEDKATFIANATDGKSKFLSIEYKDPTIKVVGPAAIVRFHWLGEQEMAADGKKVSTNLHILMNWQKQGDEWKLLSRAATKL, encoded by the coding sequence ATGACGATCAACCGACGCGATCTGGCTCTCTCGACGCTCGCCGTCTCCGCGCTTGCGTTCGCCAGGCCGGCGCTCGCCGCTTCGGCAGACGAGGACGCCGTGGCGAAGAGGGTCGAGGCCTTCCGCCTCGCCCAGATCGCGGCCGATCCCAAGGCGCTCGGCGCGCTATGCGCGGAGGAGCTGAGCTACAGCCATTCCAGCGGAAAGGTCGAGGACAAGGCCACCTTCATCGCCAACGCGACCGACGGCAAGTCGAAGTTCTTGTCGATCGAGTACAAGGATCCCACCATCAAGGTGGTCGGCCCCGCAGCGATCGTGCGTTTCCACTGGCTGGGCGAGCAGGAGATGGCGGCCGACGGGAAAAAAGTATCGACCAACCTTCACATCCTGATGAACTGGCAGAAGCAAGGCGACGAGTGGAAGCTCTTGTCGCGGGCGGCGACGAAGTTGTGA